A genomic stretch from Acropora palmata chromosome 13, jaAcrPala1.3, whole genome shotgun sequence includes:
- the LOC141864192 gene encoding uncharacterized protein LOC141864192 has protein sequence MDKLLKEIATKLQLLEFKQNKTKDIVEKGNTATIERYREALVALAKEVDVVKGKIEEKKLEGGESMDEVCTWSSEIDAKIEGVDAEIDYLGRHLREKRQQSELAEKEGEEALLEKEREKQLKFEKEKLEMKLKYEEKSAELRNGKQGESSGSHAKLPKLSITKYDGTYEQWLPFWNKFCAEIESTNLAPVTKFAYLKELLQPQVRADIDGLPFSTEGYERAKNILQSEYGKTSEIVNAYVNNIVGLPTVMGENPRDVEEFYKRLLYNVQSLETLGKLRDVAGNVRAVLDKLKGIKSDLVRGHERWQEWDFRQLLKAIKRWKDINPVTDASQSEIQRSEPTYSPKEKNVKNDGFLRRRSYQTRQDIGRQMYGCVYCDKTGHFSANCPKVVSVGDRKKILSQKQLCFNCTGDRHRAESCRSRGCHNCQRKHHTSICDQTNNANVGRFLTAQDKGSGKVIYPVVVVEVNGIKCRALLDTGAGSSYASSAILDHLRIRPLREEFKRIEMMLGSVNKAIGVYGVTIDSLDGNFRLETEVTKVDRGSLLSLENPKYSEAIQKYPHLTGIQMTDRDDKPELPVHIILGVSDYAKIRTETRPKIGSPGEPVAELTKFGWTIMSPGKEADISSMLLTQTAAADYEQLCKLDVLGIQDTAIGDQTDVYEEFKEQLTRSAEGWYETGLPWKGNHPTLPNNKAGSLKRLENTVRKLENQGLLEQYDAIIKEQLVEGIVEPAEEQFVGREFYIPHKPVIRESAESTKLRIVYDASARAYDKAPSLNDCLHAGPPLQNQLWSVMVRARFHPVLTTGDMKQAFLQVRIRMQDRDAMRFHWIADLKTRRVEALRFTRALFGLSSSPFLLGGVIKQHLENCRKAHPEIVNEIEKSLYVDDLINGGPTVEAAKQVKETSTEVFAQGGFTLHKWHSNATELDAMSANQVSETQDRAQTSHGKKGENASGRGVSAALYAVVTQPSGVNVGLVTAKARLAKQGLSIPRLELVSGHMAINLINNTRDALEGFPVGEMYCWLDSTVALHWIRGAGSYKQFVSNRVSKIQQHSNVQWRHVTSQENPADLGSRGGNVQGEELWWRGPKWLAEKESWPRDIVTNSTPESQAEAQVTREVFAVAREVTDEFDVLLGKFSLWKVLRVCAWISRFANNTRKHKEQRTKGPLTTVEIERQTLFWVARAQNNAKGSEKFEEDRLQLNLQERQDGLLECRGRIQGDYPIYLPDSHPFTEKLTMVAHQSTLHGGVGLTLTKVRERYWVPRLRRLAKKVIKKCYGCKRFQAVALKRPPPGNLPRDRTEGRAAFQVIGVDFAGPLKYRKGKKNEGKAYIVLYACSLTRGIYLELLPNMETTEFITSLKRFIAHRGRPEKIYSDNGKTFVGAANVLKTIMHDEKVHDYLAKHRIMWQFNLSRAPWWGGQFERLIGLVKRALYKSIGGGLLTWAELQDVLLDVEVTLNNRPLSYVEDDPQLPVLTPNSLLFGQPNLLPELEHHHLESPDLRRRAKYLKRCKDAMWRRWTDDYLRGLREQHRLKHPGSQSDIAVGDVMLVKDDERNRGKWKMGIVVEVITGRDGIARAARMKTGTGSYLERALQQLYPLELSCDREPQGAQNVLSVNAAEFAPRRETRQAARDALRRIAAFASDENN, from the exons ATGGACAAACTTCTTAAAGAGATTGCTACGAAGCTTCAACTTCTGGAATTCAAGCAAAACAAGACTAAAGACATCGTTGAGAAGGGAAACACTGCGACTATTGAGAGGTATCGCGAGGCACTGGTGGCGCTGGCCAAGGAGGTGGACGTAGTCAAGGGGAAGatcgaagaaaagaaactggaaGGCGGTGAGTCGATGGATGAGGTATGTACCTGGAGTAGTGAAATAGATGCAAAAATAGAGGGCGTAGACGCGGAGATTGATTATCTGGGAAGACACTTAAGAGAAAAGAGACAGCAATCGGAATTGGCTGAGAAAGAGGGTGAAGAAGCCTtattagaaaaagaaagagaaaaacaactcaaattcgaaaaagaaaagttggaaatgaagcTAAAGTACGAGGAGAAGTCTGCAGAACTAAGAAATGGGAAACAGGGGGAGTCGAGTGGTTCGCACGCAAAGTTGCCAAAGCTATCAATTACCAAATACGATGGGACATATGAACAATGGCttccattttggaataaattCTGCGCGGAAATCGAGTCAACGAATTTAGCGCCAGTAACAAAATTTGCGTATTTAAAGGAACTTCTCCAGCCACAAGTAAGAGCGGATATTGATGGGCTTCCGTTCAGTACCGAGGGTTACGAAAGGGCCAAAAACATCCTTCAGTCAGAGTATGGGAAAACCTCGGAAATCGTTAATGCGTACGTAAACAACATCGTGGGCCTGCCAACTGTTATGGGAGAAAATCCAAGGGATGTAGAGGAGTTTTACAAACGTCTTTTGTATAACGTGCAAAGTCTAGAAACGCTCGGCAAATTGCGTGATGTTGCAGGAAATGTTAGAGCTGTGCTAGACAAACTTAAAGGGATTAAATCTGACTTAGTGCGGGGCCATGAACGGTGGCAGGAGTGGGATTTTAGACAACTACTGAAAGCGATTAAGCGTTGGAAGGACATCAACCCAGTAACAGATGCAAGCCAAAGCGAGATCCAACGAAGTGAGCCAACTTACAGCccaaaggaaaagaatgtTAAGAATGACGGGTTTTTGCGCCGGAGATCCTATCAGACCCGACAGGATATAGGGAGACAGATGTATGGGTGTGTCTATTGTGATAAGACCGGTCACTTTTCAGCAAATTGTCCCAAAGTTGTCTCAGTTGGTGACCGCAAAAAGATCCTCAGCCAAAAGCAATTATGTTTTAATTGCACCGGTGACAGACACAGAGCTGAAAGCTGTAGAAGCCGCGGATGTCACAACTGTCAACGCAAGCATCACACGTCGATTTGTGACCAGACAAACAACGCAAATGTCGGAAGATTTTTGACTGCACAAGACAAGGGATCAGGCAAGGTCATTTATCCTGTTGTTGTGGTCGAGGTTAATGGAATCAAATGCCGTGCCCTCCTTGACACTGGAGCAGGCAGTTCGTATGCGTCCTCTGCCATTTTGGACCATCTCCGCATCAGACCACTTCGTGAAGAATTCAAACGCATAGAAATGATGCTGGGATCAGTCAACAAGGCGATCGGGGTTTATGGAGTGACGATTGACAGCCTTGACGGAAATTTTCGGTTGGAAACTGAAGTCACGAAAGTGGATCGTGGGTCCTTGTTATCACTAGAAAACCCAAAATACTCTGAAGCCATCCAAAAGTACCCCCATCTTACAGGCATACAGATGACAGATCGAGATGACAAGCCCGAACTTCCAGTTCATATTATACTGGGCGTGAGCGACTATGCAAAAATAAGAACAGAGACCAGACCAAAGATAGGAAGTCCTGGAGAGCCTGTCGCAGAGTTAACGAAATTTGGATGGACAATTATGTCGCCTGGGAAGGAAGCGGACATCTCTAGTATGCTTCTAACTCAAACTGCAGCAGCGGACTACGAACAGCTTTGCAAACTAGACGTGCTCGGAATACAAGACACAGCAATCGGTGATCAAACGGACGTGTACGAAGAGTTTAAGGAGCAGTTAACTCGAAGTGCGGAGGGCTGGTACGAGACAGGGCTGCCCTGGAAAGGAAACCACCCTACCCTACCTAATAACAAGGCGGGAAGTTTGAAACGACTAGAAAATACCGTTCGAAAACTGGAGAACCAGGGTCTTTTGGAGCAGTATGACGCTATCATTAAAGAGCAGCTTGTTGAGGGAATCGTAGAGCCGGCCGAAGAGCAGTTTGTGGGACGAGAATTTTACATTCCACACAAACCCGTGATCAGAGAAAGCGCTGAAAGTACAAAGCTTCGTATTGTCTATGATGCTTCAGCTCGCGCATATGACAAAGCACCCTCGCTCAATGATTGCCTTCACGCGGGCCCGCCCCTTCAAAATCAACTGTGGTCAGTGATGGTGCGAGCAAGATTTCACCCGGTTCTTACGACAGGCGACATGAAGCAAGCCTTCTTGCAAGTCAGGATCCGCATGCAGGACCGTGATGCCATGCGATTCCACTGGATTGCTGACCTTAAGACGAGGCGGGTAGAAGCTTTGCGATTTACGAGAGCTCTGTTCGGACTGTCGTCATCGCCATTCCTGCTAGGGGGAGTCATAAAGCAACATTTAGAGAACTGTCGCAAAGCCCACCCTGAGATTGTAAACGAGATTGAGAAGAGTTTGTACGTTGACGATTTGATCAACGGTGGTCCTACTGTGGAGGCTGCTAAACAAGTCAAGGAGACCTCAACCGAAGTATTTGCTCAAGGGGGATTCACACTTCACAAATGGCACTCGAACGCCACGGAGCTAGACGCAATGAGTGCAAATCAGGTCAGTGAGACGCAAGACCGTGCCCAGACCTCTCACGGcaaaaagggagaaaat GCGAGTGGTAGAGGGGTTTCAGCCGCCCTGTATGCTGTGGTCACACAGCCCTCTGGGGTCAACGTTGGGCTTGTAACTGCGAAAGCGAGATTGGCAAAGCAAGGCCTGAGCATCCCCCGACTGGAGCTGGTTTCGGGCCACATGGCGATTAATCTGATAAATAATACAAGAGACGCGCTCGAGGGCTTTCCTGTCGGTGAAATGTACTGTTGGCTGGACAGTACAGTCGCCTTGCACTGGATACGAGGAGCTGGGAGTTACAAACAGTTTGTCAGCAACCGGGTTAGCAAGATCCAGCAACATTCAAACGTACAATGGCGTCACGTGACGAGTCAAGAGAACCCTGCAGATCTGGGAAGTCGTGGTGGTAATGTACAAGGAGAGGAGCTATGGTGGAGAGGACCCAAATGGTTAGCAGAGAAAGAAAGCTGGCCACGCGACATCGTGACGAACAGCACACCAGAAAGCCAAGCAGAAGCACAAGTGACCAGAGAAGTGTTTGCCGTTGCCCGAGAAGTGACGGACGAGTTTGACGTACTGCTAGGGAAGTTTTCTCTGTGGAAAGTATTGAGAGTTTGTGCCTGGATTTCGCGTTTTGCGAACAACACCCGCAAACACAAAGAGCAAAGGACAAAGGGACCCCTCACGACTGTCGAGATAGAGAGGCAAACACTTTTCTGGGTGGCACGAGCTCAAAACAACGCGAAAGGAAGCGAGAAGTTTGAAGAAGATCGACTACAGCTAAACCTACAAGAGAGACAAGACGGGCTACTGGAGTGTCGCGGGAGAATCCAGGGAGATTATCCCATTTATCTTCCAGACAGTCACCCCTTCACAGAGAAATTAACAATGGTTGCTCATCAGTCCACACTCCACGGGGGAGTTGGACTCACTCTTACAAAGGTGCGCGAACGTTACTGGGTTCCGAGATTAAGACGATTAGCGAAGAAGGTGATTAAGAAATGCTATGGATGCAAAAGATTCCAGGCAGTCGCATTAAAAAGACCACCTCCTGGAAATTTACCGAGAGATCGAACTGAGGGAAGAGCAGCATTTCAAGTGATCGGTGTTGACTTCGCTGGCCCTCTAAAGTACCGAAAGGGAAAGAAGAACGAAGGCAAGGCATACATTGTACTCTACGCTTGTAGCCTAACACGTGGAATCTATTTAGAGTTGCTGCCAAACATGGAGACCACAGAATTCATTACCAGTTTGAAGAGGTTTATCGCACACAGGGGACGTCCAGAAAAGATCTATTCCGACAATGGGAAAACGTTTGTTGGCGCCGCGAACGTTCTCAAGACCATCATGCATGACGAGAAAGTTCACGATTACCTGGCGAAGCACAGAATAATGTGGCAATTCAACCTAAGCAGGGCTCCCTGGTGGGGAGGACAGTTCGAACGGCTAATCGGACTGGTCAAACGAGCACTATATAAGTCCATCGGTGGTGGCTTACTGACATGGGCAGAGCTGCAGGACGTCTTATTAGACGTTGAAGTTACACTCAACAACCGCCCCCTTAGCTACGTGGAGGATGATCCGCAGCTGCCAGTCCTCACTCCTAACTCGTTGCTGTTCGGACAACCGAACCTCCTACCGGAGTTGGAACACCATCATCTAGAGTCCCCAGACCTCAGGAGGCGTGCGAAGTACCTCAAGCGGTGTAAAGACGCGATGTGGCGACGGTGGACGGATGACTATTTACGGGGGTTACGCGAGCAGCATCGCCTTAAACATCCGGGAAGCCAAAGTGACATAGCAGTAGGTGACGTGATGTTGGTAAAGGACGACGAAAGAAACCGCGGAAAATGGAAGATGGGGATCGTTGTCGAGGTAATCACTGGGCGAGATGGTATAGCAAGAGCTGCGAGGATGAAAACCGGAACTGGGTCGTACCTTGAGCGAGCGCTACAACAGCTCTACCCTCTTGAGTTGTCGTGTGATCGTGAACCCCAGGGAGCACAGAATGTACTAAGCGTCAACGCAGCAGAGTTCGCCCCAAGGAGAGAAACGAGGCAGGCAGCACGGGATGCCCTAAGACGCATTGCTGCTTTTGCAAGTGACGagaacaattaa
- the LOC141863386 gene encoding volume-regulated anion channel subunit LRRC8C-like has product MPSETESLKISKFIMTSWDLVDQYLLTTMLAISVASYALQTAQDRLICIPAIDCPRNGSALCNRSSSPAVSLFKMPDRRHYDFIDNECYKEMHWFSAYYSLIFLIETVILLAISNFWQKYPNSASPLARCEYLVSEYNKGDFLIKDSAEELLNRLKVLLDAYNKKEMRWGGVTKQYRLRGKVGIIFTLFFLIFNSIFYACTHGRKPCKLDDLEYTTERKDSFFQCSRTMGSYFHIATVLFFMFFLVHLLLALRSVWWACTGPLKNTPRFVKTNWTVNTTTGLVSEFNGDAAFLLHLLEKTGCFFVDIVLAAQRNEADTSNGESHELLEVDSTR; this is encoded by the coding sequence ATGCCTTCGGAAACggaaagtttaaaaatttcGAAATTTATTATGACCTCGTGGGATCTTGTCGATCAGTACCTCTTGACGACTATGTTGGCCATTTCGGTGGCATCGTATGCTCTACAGACCGCCCAAGACCGTCTGATCTGTATCCCCGCTATTGATTGCCCAAGGAATGGCTCAGCTCTTTGCAATCGGTCTTCTTCGCCTGCAGTCAGTCTATTCAAGATGCCTGACCGACGGCATTACGATTTCATTGACAACGAATGCTACAAAGAGATGCATTGGTTTTCAGCGTATTATTCGCTTATTTTCCTCATCGAGACTGTAATTTTACTTGCCATTTCCAATTTCTGGCAGAAGTATCCTAACAGTGCAAGTCCCCTGGCTCGTTGCGAATACTTGGTTTCCGAATATAACAAAGGGGATTTTTTGATAAAAGACAGTGCTGAAGAACTTCTTAATAGATTAAAAGTATTGTTAGATGCTTACAACAAAAAGGAGATGCGTTGGGGTGGTGTAACAAAACAGTACAGATTACGAGGGAAAGTCGGCAtaatttttacattattttttctaattttcaaTAGTATTTTCTATGCTTGCACTCACGGGAGGAAACCGTGTAAATTAGACGACTTAGAGTACACCACAGAGCGCAAGGATAGTTTTTTTCAATGCTCTCGAACCATGGGGAGTTACTTTCATATAGctactgttttatttttcatgttttttttggtgcACTTGCTTCTTGCTTTACGATCTGTTTGGTGGGCTTGTACTGGTCCATTGAAAAATACACCACGTTTTGTCAAAACCAATTGGACTGTCAATACGACCACGGGGTTAGTAAGTGAATTCAACGGGGATGCGgcatttttgcttcatttgctggaaaaaacagGTTGCTTTTTTGTCGATATCGTCTTAGCTGCACAAAGAAATGAAGCAGATACGTCAAACGGGGAGAGTCATGAACTTTTAGAAGTGGATAGCACACGTTGA